The Nocardioides humi genome includes a region encoding these proteins:
- a CDS encoding carboxymuconolactone decarboxylase family protein produces MARVADVRSPDDPRSAAWNGLQPAMADAFIALSRTVYESSRLSLRVAEAARIRIADINGCLACRGFRLAADAGELAARVGTGPNGGPPAIDRGPAPDESFYDAVTSWRTSELFSERERLAIEYAERMAETPRETPHDDQWWVRMHNAFDEAEIVDLTYSIATWIAVGRFTHTLGFDGACELPLPVPASS; encoded by the coding sequence ATGGCCAGAGTCGCCGACGTGCGGAGCCCGGACGATCCCCGGTCGGCCGCCTGGAACGGGCTCCAGCCCGCGATGGCCGATGCGTTCATCGCCCTGTCGCGCACGGTCTACGAGAGCTCGCGGCTGAGCCTCCGGGTCGCGGAGGCAGCGCGGATCAGGATCGCCGACATCAACGGCTGCCTCGCCTGCCGAGGCTTCCGCCTCGCCGCCGACGCCGGCGAGCTCGCAGCCCGGGTCGGCACCGGACCGAACGGCGGGCCGCCCGCGATCGACAGGGGCCCCGCACCCGATGAGTCCTTCTACGACGCAGTGACCTCGTGGCGCACCTCGGAGCTGTTCTCCGAAAGGGAGCGCCTGGCGATCGAGTACGCCGAGCGGATGGCCGAGACCCCCCGCGAGACCCCGCACGACGACCAGTGGTGGGTCCGGATGCACAACGCGTTCGACGAGGCGGAGATCGTCGACCTGACCTACAGCATCGCGACGTGGATCGCCGTCGGCCGCTTCACCCATACGCTGGGCTTCGACG